A window of Xyrauchen texanus isolate HMW12.3.18 chromosome 10, RBS_HiC_50CHRs, whole genome shotgun sequence contains these coding sequences:
- the LOC127650491 gene encoding dual specificity protein kinase CLK2-like isoform X1: protein MPHSRRYPSSERASHSSYQDRFRERDRGRKPRHRRSPSFSSSSERERRGRGHRQEACYARSRSYDNRSSDRRPYDRRYTESYRRQDHSRVRDRDRDGEHGTPRNHYSHDASPSYDYRRGRDRREDSYRRKGSRRKHKRRRRRTRSYSPSSSRSDSGTRALCVRDDEEGHLICRSGDVLQERYEIVSTLGEGTFGRVMQCIDHRRGRAHVALKIIKNVEKYKEAARLEINVLERINEKDPENKNLCVQMFDWFDYHGHMCISFELLALSTFDFLKENNYLPYSISQVRHMGYQICLAIKFLHENKLTHTDLKPENILFVNSDFTITYNVEKKRDERTVKSTAVRMVDFGSATFDHEHHSTIVSTRHYRAPEVLLELGWSQPCDVWSIGCILFEYYLGFTLFQTHDNREHLAMMERILGPVPSRMIRKTRKQKYFYRGRLDWDENSSAGRYVRENCKPLRRYLLSEADEHHQMFDLIEAMLEYEPAKRISLAAALRHPFFQCNISTTDQTTSKSWEGNRDISR, encoded by the exons ATGCCGCACTCCAGACGGTACCCATCCTCGGAGAGGGCCAGCCACAGCAGCTACCAGGATCGATTTCGGGAGCGAGACCGAGGGAGAAAACCTCGACATCGCCGCTCGCCCTCATTCTCCTCCAGTAGTGAACGTGAGAGGAGAGGGAGAGGACACAGGCAGGAGGCCTGCTATGCACGATCAAGGAG CTACGACAACCGCTCTTCAGACCGCAGGCCATACGACAGACGCTACACCGAGAGCTATCGTCGACAGGATCACAGCCGGGTTCGGGACAGGGATCGTGACGGGGAACACGGGACGCCAAGGAACCACTACTCCCACGACGCATCACCCAGCTACGACTACCGCCGGGGCCGTGATCGACGCGAGGACTCCTACCGGAGGAAAGGCAGCAGGCGTAAGCACAAACGAAGGAGGCGTAGAACCAGGTCCTATAGCCCATCCTCCTCG CGGAGTGACAGCGGGACGCGGGCTCTATGTGTGAGGGACGACGAGGAGGGTCACCTGATCTGTCGGAGTGGCGACGTCCTGCAAGAGAGAT ATGAGATCGTCAGCACTTTGGGCGAGGGCACCTTCGGGAGGGTGATGCAATGTATTGATCATCGCAG GGGCAGAGCTCATGTCGCTCTGAAGATCATCAAAAACGTGGAGAAGTACAAAGAGGCTGCACGGCTGGAGATCAATGTACTGGAAAGAATCAATGAAAAGGATCCTGAGAATAAAAA TCTTTGTGTGCAGATGTTTGACTGGTTCGATTATCATGGCCATATGTGTATCAGTTTTGAGCTGCTTGCCCTCAGCACTTTTGACTTCCTCAAAGAAAACAATTACCTGCCGTACTCCATCAGCCAAGTGCGTCACATGGGTTACCAAATTTGCCTGGCTATTAAAT TTTTACACGAAAACAAACTGACCCACACAGACCTGAAACCAGAAAACATCCTCTTTGTCAACTCTGACTTTACAATCACGTACAATGTGGAGAAG AAGCGAGACGAGCGTACTGTGAAGAGCACAGCAGTGAGGATGGTGGATTTTGGCAGTGCTACATTTGACCATGAGCACCACAGCACCATTGTCTCAAcccggcactacagagcaccaGAAGTTCTTCTGG AATTGGGTTGGAGTCAGCCATGCGACGTGTGGAGTATTGGCTGCATCCTCTTTGAGTACTACCTCGGCTTCACTCTTTTCCAG ACTCATGACAATAGGGAGCATTTAGCCATGATGGAAAGAATTTTGGGCCCTGTTCCTTCCCGGATGATTCGTAAGACTAG gaaacagaaatatttttaCCGTGGGCGCCTGGATTGGGACGAGAACTCCTCAGCAGGAAGATACGTCAGAGAAAACTGCAAACCTTTACGG AGATATCTTCTATCTGAAGCGGACGAGCATCACCAGATGTTTGATCTGATCGAGGCCATGCTGGAGTACGAGCCAGCGAAGCGCATCTCTCTCGCTGCAGCCCTGAGACATCCTTTCTTCCAGTGCAACATCAGCACCACTGACCAGACCACCAGTAAGAGCTGGGAGGGAAACCGCGACATCAGTCGGTGA
- the LOC127650491 gene encoding dual specificity protein kinase CLK2-like isoform X2, with translation MQCIDHRRGRAHVALKIIKNVEKYKEAARLEINVLERINEKDPENKNLCVQMFDWFDYHGHMCISFELLALSTFDFLKENNYLPYSISQVRHMGYQICLAIKFLHENKLTHTDLKPENILFVNSDFTITYNVEKKRDERTVKSTAVRMVDFGSATFDHEHHSTIVSTRHYRAPEVLLELGWSQPCDVWSIGCILFEYYLGFTLFQTHDNREHLAMMERILGPVPSRMIRKTRKQKYFYRGRLDWDENSSAGRYVRENCKPLRRYLLSEADEHHQMFDLIEAMLEYEPAKRISLAAALRHPFFQCNISTTDQTTSKSWEGNRDISR, from the exons ATGCAATGTATTGATCATCGCAG GGGCAGAGCTCATGTCGCTCTGAAGATCATCAAAAACGTGGAGAAGTACAAAGAGGCTGCACGGCTGGAGATCAATGTACTGGAAAGAATCAATGAAAAGGATCCTGAGAATAAAAA TCTTTGTGTGCAGATGTTTGACTGGTTCGATTATCATGGCCATATGTGTATCAGTTTTGAGCTGCTTGCCCTCAGCACTTTTGACTTCCTCAAAGAAAACAATTACCTGCCGTACTCCATCAGCCAAGTGCGTCACATGGGTTACCAAATTTGCCTGGCTATTAAAT TTTTACACGAAAACAAACTGACCCACACAGACCTGAAACCAGAAAACATCCTCTTTGTCAACTCTGACTTTACAATCACGTACAATGTGGAGAAG AAGCGAGACGAGCGTACTGTGAAGAGCACAGCAGTGAGGATGGTGGATTTTGGCAGTGCTACATTTGACCATGAGCACCACAGCACCATTGTCTCAAcccggcactacagagcaccaGAAGTTCTTCTGG AATTGGGTTGGAGTCAGCCATGCGACGTGTGGAGTATTGGCTGCATCCTCTTTGAGTACTACCTCGGCTTCACTCTTTTCCAG ACTCATGACAATAGGGAGCATTTAGCCATGATGGAAAGAATTTTGGGCCCTGTTCCTTCCCGGATGATTCGTAAGACTAG gaaacagaaatatttttaCCGTGGGCGCCTGGATTGGGACGAGAACTCCTCAGCAGGAAGATACGTCAGAGAAAACTGCAAACCTTTACGG AGATATCTTCTATCTGAAGCGGACGAGCATCACCAGATGTTTGATCTGATCGAGGCCATGCTGGAGTACGAGCCAGCGAAGCGCATCTCTCTCGCTGCAGCCCTGAGACATCCTTTCTTCCAGTGCAACATCAGCACCACTGACCAGACCACCAGTAAGAGCTGGGAGGGAAACCGCGACATCAGTCGGTGA